In one Cervus elaphus chromosome 9, mCerEla1.1, whole genome shotgun sequence genomic region, the following are encoded:
- the CDKN2AIPNL gene encoding CDKN2AIP N-terminal-like protein, which translates to MVGGEAAAAVEELISGVRRATDFAEQFRSYSESEKQWKARMEFILRHLPDYRDPPDGGGRLDQLLSLSMVWANHLFLGCSYNKDLLDKVMEMADGIEVEDLPQFTTRSELMKKHQS; encoded by the exons ATGGTGGGTGGCGAGGCGGCCGCTGCCGTGGAAGAGCTGATCTCGGGTGTGCGGCGAGCGACTGACTTCGCTGAGCAGTTCCGCTCCTACTCGGAGAGCGAGAAGCAATGGAAGGCCCGCATGGAATTCATCCTGCGCCACCTGCCCGACTATCGCGATCCACCCGACGGCGGCGGCCGCCTGGACCAGCTGCTGTCCCTCTCCATGGTCTGGGCCAACCACCTCTTCCTGGGTTGCAG TTACAACAAAGACCTTTTAGACAAGGTGATGGAAATGGCTGATGGGATTGAAGTGGAAGACCTGCCGCAGTTTACTACCAGAAGTGAATTAATGAAAAAG